TGGTGCGGGCCTCGGTGTTCCTGCTGGGGCGCGGCGTGCTGCTCTCGCTGGCCGACATCCCGCCCGGCGGCGCCAGCGTCAGCCTGCTGGGCCGGCAGCACGGCAAGGCGGTCTACCGCCTCTCCATCCACACCCGCTCGCGCGAGGTCTTCGACCTGGCCATCAACGTGGCCGAGGACCTCTCCTTCGCGGCGCTGCGCGAGGAGGTCAACTGGCTGCTGGCCTGCGGCGCGCCGCCGCCGCTGGTGGAGCAGTTCGGCGGCTACTTCGGCGAGTGGGGCATCTTCTCCGAGGAGTTCATCCCCGGCGACGACGTGGAGCGCCAGGTGGCCCGCCTGCTGCGGCAGGGCGAGGGGCGCCGCCTCGAGCTGCTCTGGCCCTTCGTGGGCTGGACCGCCCTGGAGTGCCTGGTGCGCTTCTGGGACCGGGCCGGCCGCCGGCTGGCCCTGCGCAACCCCTCCCCGGCCGCCTTCATCGTGCCGTCCCACGACTACCACGCGGGCGCCCGGCTGGTGTCCATCGCCGACCGCTCGCCCTGCACCTCGCTCGACGACCTGCTGGACCGGTTCGACACCGCCTTCCTCGAGAAGGTCGGGCAGGTGCGGCCCGAGCTGGCCGGCAAGGTGACCGACGAGATGCTCCTCTCGGCGGTGGTGGAGGGGCTCGGCCCGGAGCGGGCCCTGCCGGCGCTGGAGGAGGCCGCCAGCGGCAAGCGGGCCATCGCCGTCTCCACCTTCCTGGACCGGCTGCGCGTCGAGGGGCCCACCCCGCAGCGGGTCTTCTTCGCGGCGCGCCGCTTCAAGCGCTGGCTGGAGGTCAACCCGCAGGCCACCCCGGAGGCCCAGGTCAAGCACCTCGGCGAGCTGTGGGGCACCTACCGGCTCACCGAGCTGGAGCAGGCCTGGCCGGACACCCGCATCCGCTTCTACCGGCGGACCGTGCTGCTGGGCGCCCGCCCCGAGCTGGGGGCGGCCCTCGACCGGCTCATGCAGCGGGTGCGGGTCCTGCCGGCCGGCGGCCTGGACCTGGCCGAGCAGGTGGCCGCCATCCGCTCCGGGGTGCACGCCACCGAGGAGGAGGACTTCCTGCTGGCCCACATGACCTACCGCTACCTCTCCCCCGGGGAGGACGTGGCGCTCATCTCCATGCCGCACGGCGGCCACGTCACCACCGAGGTGGTGGTGGCCCTGACCGACGAGGAGGGCCACCGCTTCGCGGTGCGCGGCCCGGTCTCGCCGCGCGAGGTGGCCCGGCTGCTCCACCTCTTCGGCGAGTCCAACCTGCAGGTGGCCTTCGCCACCGAGCACGAGTTCCTGCTGACCCTGGACGCCAAGGAGGCGGTGCTGGGCGGCCTCTTCTACAAGCCGGTGCGGGCCGACCGGGTCCACATGGAGAAGCTGGTCATCAGCCGCAAGCAGCGCGGCAAGGGCGTGGCCGACGGCCTGATGCGCGAGTTCTTCCGGCGCATGCGGGCCCGCGGCGTCAAGGCCGTCGAGACCGGCTACTTCCAGCCCGAGTACCTCAAGCGCTTCGGCTTCCGCACCGACCCGGGCTCCGGCGGCCTGGTGCGGGACCTGGACGCCGCGGACCTCTTCAAGTGGTAGCGAGGCACGTCTAACTCCATGGCCAAGCCAACCTGGAAGCTCATCGACACCACCCTCCGCGAGGGTGAGCAGTTCTCCAAGGCCTCCTTCCGCTCGGAGGACAAGATCGAGCTGGCGCGCGCCCTCGACACCTTCGGCGTGGAGTACATCGAGGTCACCTCCCCGGCGGCCTCCCCGCAGTCGCAGAAGGACGCCACCTCCATCGTCAAGCTGGGGCTGGGGGCGCGCGTCATCAGCCACACCCGCTGCGTCCTCGACGACGTCAAGGCGGCGGTGGACTGCGGGGTGCGCGGCCTGGGGCTGCTCTTCGCCACCAGCCGCATCCTGCGCGAGTCGTCCCACGGCAAGTCGATCCAGCAGATCATCGACGCCATGGGGCCGCCCATCGAGTTCGCCCTCAAGGCCGGCCTGGAGGTGCGCTTCAGCGCCGAGGACTCGTTCCGCTCCGAGACCGAGGACCTGATCAACGTCTACCAGGCGGCCGAGCGGCTGGGGGTGCACCGGGTCGGCCTGGCCGACACGGTGGGCATCGGCACGCCCCGCCAGGTCTTCGTGCTGGTGCGCGAGGTGCGCCGCTCCGTCAAGTGCGACATCGGCTTCCACGGCCACAACGACACCGGCTGCGCCATCGCCAACGCCTTCGAGGCCATCGGCGCCGGCGCCACCCACGTGGACGTGTCGGTGCTGGGGGTGGGCGAGCGGGTGGGGATCACCCCGCTGGGCGGCATGGTGGCCCGCATGTTCTCGCTCGACCCGCAGGGCGTGGGCGAGAAGTACCGGCTGGGCCAGCTGCGCGAGCTGGAGCGGCTGCTGGCCCGCATCGCCAACGTGGACATCCCCTTCAACAACTACGTCACCGGCGAGACCGCCTACAGCCACAAGGCCGGCATGCACCTCAAGGCCAT
This DNA window, taken from Anaeromyxobacter sp., encodes the following:
- the lysS gene encoding homocitrate synthase → MAKPTWKLIDTTLREGEQFSKASFRSEDKIELARALDTFGVEYIEVTSPAASPQSQKDATSIVKLGLGARVISHTRCVLDDVKAAVDCGVRGLGLLFATSRILRESSHGKSIQQIIDAMGPPIEFALKAGLEVRFSAEDSFRSETEDLINVYQAAERLGVHRVGLADTVGIGTPRQVFVLVREVRRSVKCDIGFHGHNDTGCAIANAFEAIGAGATHVDVSVLGVGERVGITPLGGMVARMFSLDPQGVGEKYRLGQLRELERLLARIANVDIPFNNYVTGETAYSHKAGMHLKAMMANPGSYEIIPPEAFGLSRKLILGSRLTGRAAIAYRAREMGITFGERELKDITQRIKALADAGELSEEQIDKVLRDWVTA